From Deinococcus aquaticus, one genomic window encodes:
- a CDS encoding xanthine dehydrogenase family protein molybdopterin-binding subunit encodes MTDTKTEKYFGQALKRKEDPRFITGTGNYTDDIVIPGALHAAMVRSPYAHAKIGGINKESVTGLPGVVHVLTGQDVKDAGLGSIPVGWLLPDLKTPAHPAIALDEANHVGDIVAVVIAETRAQAEDAAAALEVDYDALPAVSTASAALKEGAPLVHDDVPGNVAFNFEIGDEAATNEAFKAAPRKVSVKLKNHRLIANPIEPRSSLAQFTPASGEYLLYTTSQNPHIHRLILAAFVMSIPEHKLRVISPDVGGGFGTKIFQYQEEVIVLLATRLLGRPVKWTARRSEAFVSDAQGRDHETEAELALSNEGKILGFRVNTLANLGAYQTLFAPAVPTYLYATLLNGVYKIPAIHAKVTGVMTNTVPVDAYRGAGRPEATYLVERIVDIAAHELNMDPAELRRQNFIQEDEFPYQTPVALVYDSGNYEPALDKAMTMMNYPALREEQARMKGSNKILGVGLISFLEACGLAPSALVGQLGAQAGQWESSLVRVHPTGKVELFTGSHSHGQGHETAFPQIAADELQIPIEDIDLIHGDTGRMPYGWGTYGSRSAAVGGSALKVALQKITTKMKKIAAHLLEASVDDVEHEGGVFRIKGAPEKSKTFFDISLMAHLAHNYPEDLEPGLEATAFYDPKNFVYPFGTHIAVVEIDTDTGHVKLRNYGCIDDCGPLINPLIAEGQVHGGITQGMGQALLEDAAYDEDGNLLAGTYMEYAMPRADDVPTFQLGHTVTPSPHNPLGVKGIGEAGTIASTAAVANAVMDALWHECGIAHLDMPYTAEKVWKAVRDARSNQPQAADD; translated from the coding sequence ATGACGGACACCAAGACCGAGAAGTACTTCGGGCAGGCCCTCAAGCGCAAGGAAGACCCGCGTTTCATCACGGGCACCGGCAACTACACCGACGACATCGTGATTCCCGGCGCGCTGCACGCCGCGATGGTCCGCAGCCCCTACGCGCACGCGAAGATCGGCGGCATCAACAAGGAATCCGTGACGGGCCTGCCCGGCGTGGTGCACGTGCTGACCGGACAGGACGTCAAGGACGCCGGGCTGGGCAGCATCCCGGTCGGGTGGCTGTTGCCGGACCTGAAAACCCCCGCGCACCCCGCCATTGCGCTGGATGAAGCCAACCACGTCGGGGACATCGTGGCCGTCGTGATCGCCGAGACGCGCGCGCAGGCCGAGGACGCCGCCGCCGCCCTGGAAGTCGATTACGACGCGCTGCCTGCCGTCTCGACCGCCAGCGCCGCCCTGAAAGAGGGCGCGCCCCTGGTGCACGACGACGTACCCGGCAACGTGGCCTTCAACTTCGAGATCGGAGACGAGGCCGCCACCAACGAGGCCTTCAAGGCCGCGCCCCGCAAGGTCAGCGTGAAACTGAAGAACCACCGCCTGATCGCCAACCCCATCGAGCCGCGCAGCAGCCTCGCGCAGTTCACGCCCGCCAGCGGCGAGTACCTGCTGTACACCACCAGCCAGAACCCCCACATTCACCGCCTGATCCTCGCGGCGTTCGTGATGAGCATCCCCGAACACAAACTGCGCGTCATCAGCCCCGACGTGGGCGGCGGCTTCGGCACCAAGATCTTCCAGTACCAGGAAGAGGTCATCGTGCTGCTCGCCACGAGATTGCTGGGCCGCCCCGTCAAGTGGACCGCGCGGCGCAGCGAGGCCTTCGTCAGTGACGCGCAGGGCCGCGACCACGAAACCGAGGCCGAACTGGCCCTGAGCAACGAGGGCAAGATCCTGGGCTTCCGCGTGAACACCCTGGCGAACCTCGGCGCGTACCAGACGCTGTTCGCGCCCGCCGTGCCCACGTACCTGTACGCCACGCTGCTGAACGGCGTGTACAAGATCCCCGCCATTCACGCAAAGGTCACGGGCGTCATGACGAACACCGTGCCCGTCGACGCCTACCGTGGCGCGGGCCGCCCCGAGGCCACTTACCTCGTCGAGCGGATCGTGGACATCGCCGCGCACGAACTGAACATGGACCCCGCCGAACTGCGCCGCCAGAACTTCATTCAGGAAGACGAGTTCCCGTACCAGACGCCCGTGGCCCTCGTGTACGACAGCGGCAACTACGAGCCGGCCCTCGACAAGGCCATGACCATGATGAACTACCCGGCCCTGCGCGAGGAACAGGCCCGCATGAAAGGCAGCAACAAGATCCTGGGCGTCGGCCTGATCTCGTTCCTCGAAGCCTGCGGACTGGCCCCCAGCGCCCTCGTCGGGCAGCTCGGCGCGCAGGCCGGACAGTGGGAATCGAGCCTCGTGCGCGTGCACCCCACCGGCAAGGTCGAGCTGTTCACTGGCAGCCACAGCCACGGCCAGGGCCACGAGACCGCGTTCCCGCAGATCGCCGCCGACGAACTCCAGATTCCCATCGAGGACATCGACCTGATCCACGGTGACACCGGCCGCATGCCCTACGGCTGGGGCACCTACGGCAGCCGCAGCGCGGCGGTGGGCGGCAGCGCCCTGAAAGTCGCCCTGCAGAAGATCACCACCAAGATGAAGAAGATCGCCGCGCACCTCCTGGAAGCCAGCGTGGACGACGTCGAACACGAAGGCGGCGTGTTCCGCATCAAAGGCGCGCCCGAGAAGAGCAAGACCTTCTTCGACATCTCCCTGATGGCGCACCTGGCGCACAACTACCCCGAGGACCTCGAACCCGGCCTGGAAGCCACCGCCTTCTACGACCCCAAGAACTTCGTGTACCCCTTCGGCACGCACATCGCCGTCGTCGAGATCGACACCGACACCGGCCACGTGAAACTCCGCAACTACGGCTGCATCGACGACTGCGGCCCCCTGATCAACCCCCTGATCGCCGAGGGACAGGTGCACGGCGGCATCACGCAGGGCATGGGTCAGGCGCTGCTGGAAGACGCCGCGTACGACGAGGACGGCAATCTGCTGGCCGGCACGTACATGGAGTACGCCATGCCCCGCGCTGACGACGTGCCCACCTTCCAACTGGGGCACACCGTCACCCCCAGCCCCCACAACCCCCTGGGCGTCAAGGGCATCGGCGAGGCCGGCACCATCGCCAGCACCGCCGCCGTCGCCAACGCCGTCATGGACGCCCTGTGGCACGAGTGCGGCATCGCGCACCTCGACATGCCCTACACCGCCGAGAAAGTCTGGAAGGCCGTCCGCGACGCCCGCAGCAACCAGCCACAGGCCGCCGACGACTGA